Within the Corynebacterium sp. sy039 genome, the region TTCAGTACACTCGCTTGCTTTTGCCATGTTGAGAATAAATATGGCAGAACATACTCAAGAAGAGTTAAGGCTGATCCCTGGTGCGCAGCAGGACGCAGTTATGCGTGAGCTATTGGCTGGTCATGCGGCTGCTGGGGCGCCTGGATGGCCAGAACAAATGCGAGAAGCCGTGGGAATGCTTGGCTTTGCCCGGCAGCTTCGTGATTTTCTCTTGCGCTCAGCAGAACGTGGGGTAGGGCCGGAGGATTTAGAAGAACTGGGGGCGCGCTTTCACCGTCCAATGTGGACCAGTGCTGGAGCATTCATGCGCGAGTACGAGCAGACTATGGAATTGGGGGGTAACCGTTCCTTGAGTGCTTCTGAGCTCATTAGTGCAGCATTAGCATACTCGGCTACCGATTATGGTTTTAGGACAGTTATTGTTGATGATGCGCAAAACTTAGATCCACAGGCTGCCCGCTTGATTGATCGGCTTCTGCACTATGCAGATTTTGGTATTATTGCCGGAAATCCTCAGCACAGTATTTTCCACTTCCGTGGTGCGCATACGCAATTTTTAGAACACTACCCTGTAGATCATGAGCTGTATCTGTCGGATAGCTACCGTCAGCCAAATAAAGAAGTACATATTCTTGATTCTGAGAATAAGCAGTGGGAATTAGCTGCTGATACTTTTCGCAGGAAACACTTGTTAGAAGCAGTGCGGTGGCGCGACATGGCACTTATTGTGCGTTCATCCACAATGGTCGATGCAGCACGTCGTACGCTGTTGGCAGCAGGAGTGCCGGTACATACTGATCCAGGCGATATTATCCTTGCTGAACAACCTATTGTTGCTGCACTTTTGCGTATTCTACGTTCCTTGTCTCAGCCACTTAGTGCTCGTGAACTAGAAGACCTTGCCCTAGGGCCACTAGGCGGTGCCGACCCAGCAACAATGCGGCGTCTTTTACGTGGATTGCGGTTATTAGAGATACGTCGAGGTGGAACGCGTCGGGCAATCGAAGTGCTCCAGATAATAATTAGTGCACAGCCAGAACACCAGAATGAGAAAGCTGAGCTATATGAGCAAGCGCACAGTGTGCTGACACAGCGTGAGTTAGACATTCTTGACCGTATCAGCAAAGTTTTTATTGCTGCTGCACAGGCTTATCGTAGCAAAGCCAATATCGAAGAAGCATTGTGGGCTGTGTGGTCGACATCTGGCTTAGCAGAGCATTTACTGGCAGTAAGTTTACGTGGTGGTACTGCAGGTGCACAGGCAGATCGTGATTTAGATGCAGTAATGGCGCTTTTCGACGCAGCGAGCGACTGGGTACGTCGTCGTCCAGGAGCAAGCATCCATTCTTTCCTTGTGCATATCGACGAGCAGGAATTACCTACAGGAGTGCGTGATCGTCGGGTACTTAGACCTGATGCTGTGCAGATCTTGACAGCTCATAGCGTGGGTGCACAAGAATGGGACATTGTTTTTATTGCAGGGGTACAAGAGAATACGTGGCCGGATATGGCAATCACGGGTTCACTTTTTGGTCAGGAAGAACTTATTGATTACCTTGACTCAGGTATTGAACCTGGTACACCAGTATCACAAATTAGTGCACGTGTTGCAGAAGAAAAGCGGTTATTCGAGTTAGCAATCAGTCGTGCAACGACATTAGTGCAAATCAGTGCGGTGGATGATCCAGAAGGGGATATTCCCTTAGAACCATCACGATTTATTTATGACATACCTGGGGCAGAATACTATGACAGCCATGATAAAGCAGCTACTACCACAGGTGAGCAACACGCGGGGGCTGACAGTGGCACGTCGGATGCGTCGCATACTACTAAATCCACTGAATCCACTAATTATTTTCGATTCTTTTTGCTCAGCTCACTGGTAAGTGAGTTGCGTAGGGCAGTAAGTGATGAAGAGAACCCACCGCAATTGCGAGAACAAGCAGCACGTCAGCTTGCAAAACTAGCTGAGACAGGGGTGCCAGGGGCAGATCCTGATTCTTGGTGGGGAATACAGGAACCTAGTGAGTCAGAACCAATAACAGTACGCAGTTTATCTCCGTCGGCTGTGGAAAAAGCAATGGAGTGTCCATTGCGTGTCAGCCTAGATAATAAGAAACTTTCCGCTGATGCAAGCAATGCTTTTGCTATGCACAAAGGCACTCTAGCTCATGCTTATGCCGAAGCAATCACGAATGGTATGCCCGAGGAAAAAGCGCGAGCACTGGTCAACGAAGCATTTGTGGATTTGGCGGAACTGCCATCGTGGCGTAAAGATACCGCCATAGAAGAATGGGAAAATATACTGGCTAAGTTACGTAGTTGGTTGGCGGGAAGAACCGGAAAGACTGAACTGCTAGGGGTGGAAGTGAGCGCTGATGTGCGTATTTCTGATTCTCTGCGGTTGCGCGGCAGGATTGACCGACTCGATAAGACCGAAGATGGGGTATGTATCGTCGATATTAAAACGAGTAAAACTGCCATCAGTGTCAAAGACGCCGAGGACAATAAGCAATTGCTGACCTATCAGTTGATGTTGAGCCGTTCGCAGTTGGAAGAACAAGACGGTGAAATCCATATTCGCAGTATTCCTATGCGAGGTACCGGTAACAACAGCGACGATGCCAACGACACAGCACGTGTAGGAATAGACGTTGATGAGGCAATGTTGGTGTATCCTGCTACCACCTCCAAAGGCGTTACGGTACGTTCTCAGACGCGTCGTACTAGAGAAACTCTTGATGAGTTGGCAGCAGAGCTTATTTATGTGGCTCAGGAATTACGTGGTCCCACTATTATCGCGCGGAAGAATAAGCAATGCGATTTGTGCGATTACAAGAGCATATGCCCAGTGCAACCTGAAGGAAAGACGGTGTTATCATGAGTTTTGCGAATAAAGCTAATAAAAACGCCACCAGTGAGATAAAAATTTCTCCGCAGGAACTTTCGGTTGCGCTCGGGCAAAAATTTCCCCCTACAGAACAACAAGCAGCAGTTATTGCTGCCCCGCTTCATTCTATGCTGGTCGTCGCGGGTGCAGGTGCGGGTAAAACCGAAACAATGGCGGCTCGGGTTGTGTGGTTAGTGGCTAATGGTTTTATACGCCCAGATCAGGTTTTAGGCTTAACTTTTACCCGGAAAGCAGCACAAGGACTCAGTGCTAGGATTCGTCAGCGTTTAGAGCAACTTGTTGGTGCCCCGATTATTAAAGATCTAGATCCCACCGGAGAGCTGGAAAAAACTCTCGAAACCATTGCGCCTGTGAGCTCTACCTATGATGCGTTTGTCGGGAAGGTTATGGGGGAGTTTGGGTTACTGCTGCCGGCGGAACCAGGGGCACGTTTGATTGGTGAGACTGAACTATATCAACGTGCGCATACTTTTGTCACTGAGTATCGCGGCACGTTGAGTACGAGCCACAGCACTGCTACCGTAGCGGGAACACTATTAAAACTCATTGCTGAGTTAGATAATCATCTCATTGACGAGAAAGAATTAGCTGAAGAAACTGATGCATTTGACAAGCTTTTCGACGAACTGCCTCCAGGGCCACGTCAGAAATCTACGCTCAATCAAACTCTGCAAAAAATACGTGATCTCCAACTAAATCGTTTGGAATACGTCGATCTTGTACGGCTATTCAAGCAGCAATTGCGGGAAGATCGACTCAAGACTTTCGGCGAGCAAACTGCCCAAGCTGCACGGTTGGCACGGCAAGATCCCAGCGTGGGCGCATTGTTATCCCAGCGCTATCCAGTAGTTATGCTCGATGAGTATCAAGATACCAGCTATGCTCAGCGGGTGCTTTTGCGTAGTTTATTTGCCCATAGTGCAGTTACTGCAGTGGGTGATCCCATGCAGTCCATCTATGGGTGGCGTGGTGCAACTGCTGCTAATCTCGAGCACTTTATTGCGGATTATGCTATTCGAGATGAGCAGGGCGAAATAAGCGTTCCAGTAGAGCGCAAAGAACTAACGACAAGTTTCAGAAACCCAGAGCAAGTATTAGCACTTGCCAATGATGTCGCCGCTAGTGTCTTAGAAAAAAATGGTGCAGATAAACGTCCTGTCTCGCCTTTGCAGCCAGGTCCTGGTGCTCAAGACGGCATGATCCAATTTGGTTTTTTCGCAACAGGGCAGCAGGAATGTGATTTTATTGTGGATGAACTCGCCCAAGCATATGAGCGTAGTCATATCCAATCTGATGGCGCTGCGAAAGATTTTCGTGCGGCGATTCTCTTGCGCAAAAACGCTCAGGCGGCACCCTTTGCCCAGGCCTTAGCTGAGCGTGGTATTCCTTATGAAATAGCTGATACCAGTGGGTTAATTCATATACCAGAGGTGGCAGATCTTATTGCAGTGGCAACAATGCTGATTCGGCCTCAGGATTCTCATGCTGCATTGCGCATTTTGCTCGGGCCACGGATTCAATTGGGTCTTAATGATCTTGGAGCTCTTGCTCAGCGTGCTGCAACATTAGCTGGTCGTGTTCGCCATGAGGGGCAAACCCAACCTGAGGAGCAATCAAAGACACCTGAGGAAAAACTAAAAGATATCATCGCAGAGCTATATGAATCTGATCCTGATTTTTCCGTTGGGTTGGCAGATGCGTTGGCAGATTTGGGCGAGCCTGAGCAGTATTCTGTTCAAGGCTATCAACGTCTTTATCGACTTTCTGGTGAGCTACGTGCCTTGCGTACTCATAGTTTGCATCAGAGTTTGTCTGATCTATTCAATGATATTGAACGGGTAATGGGGATTCGTACTGAAGTGCTCAGTCGTCAGGATCCTCATGCTGCGGGGGCAGTAGGCACAGTGCATTTGGATCAATTTGCCAAAGTCGTAGCCGATTATGCCAAAATACCTGGTGCAACGCTTGGCGCCTTCTTAGATTATTTGCGCGATAGTGAAAAGTGGGAGCGAGGTTTATCCCAAGGGCAAGTACGCGTTAATACTCAACGAGTGCAGATTCTCACGATTCACAAAGCTAAAGGCCTAGAGTGGGATTTTGTCATTGTCCCAGGGGTTGATCAAAAAGCATATGTCACTAATACAAGTACTTGGTTGAGCAAGGTGGAGTATGTGCCTTGTGGTGTCAAAGGTGATCCTGATGACGCAGTTGAGCCTGGAGTTCCAGTGCTTGACTTAGTTGAGGTGGAAAATCGCAAAGATCTCGAAGAAGCCTTAAAACACCATAAGAATGAATACATTATTGCTACTAAAGACGAAGCCACGCGACTTTTCTATGTGGCACTCACGCGTAGCGAACGACGACTACTCATTACTGCATCGGCAGAAAATGAAGCTATTGTCTCTGGTGACCGTGAACCTTATGAGCTTTTTAGCTCTCTTGCTGCGCACTATCCGGATTATGTAACCCAGTGGTATGGGCAAAACCTAGAGGTAGACATATCAGCAGAATCTGATCAACCTCTATGTGCCAAACCACCTGTCTCAGCAGTGGTAGAGGGGGCATTTCCGCAGCAATTAGAGCACTCACACAAAGCAGCATTACTTAGTGGTGCACAATTGGTGCGCCAGGCGCAACAGCAACTACCTGAGTTAAGTCAGGATCGAGAGATTTATGGCACGTGGGAAAAAGAAGTTGCTGCTTTGATTGAAGAACATCGATTGGCACAGCAAGCATATGTCGATATTGAGTTATCTCAAGAATTGACTGCTACAGATTTGGTGAGTTTAAGCAGCAATCCTGAGTATTTTGCTCGCCGTCAACGTCGTCCGGTGCCTTATAAACCACAGAGCAGTTCGCGGCTTGGTGAGTCTTTCCACAGTTGGTTGGAAAAACGTGTTGGTGTCCAAGCTCTGTTAGATGAAAATGAGCTTGTAGCAGATGAAGAACAGGTTTCTACAGAACAACTTGATCAACTTAAAGCTGCTTTCTTAGCTAGCGATTGGGCACAGCGCACGCCAACTTATGTGGAGTATCCATTTGAGATCGCCATTGGACGAGTGGTGGTGCGTGGCAGGATGGATGCAGTATTCACCCAACCTGATGGCACATGGCAGATTATTGACTGGAAAACTGGGCATATTCCTGGGAAAAAAGAAATGGAGTCGGCAAAGATACAATTAGCGGTGTATCGTTTGGCATTATCGCGACTACATGGCATACCAGTCGATTCCGTGTCTGCAGCGTTTTACTATGTTGCCCATGATGTGTTAGTCGCACCGAAAGATTTACCAACACAGCAGGAACTAGAGCAACTGTTGTTGATAGAAAGTGGAGGTAGCAACGAGCATGAGTAATTCTCGTTCTCTGGCGCGCCGTCGGAAAGAACATAGCTCTGGGATTGCTGAATATGCGCAGTTACATACAGTGGGTTTGCCTAAGCCATATGTGGTTTCTCCGGTGCGGCTCATTGCGCAGCGTATTGCTTATGCTCTTATCCTTCTTGTTGCAGTAGCGCTTTTGGTCTATACCGACAAAGGTGGATATTCAGAGTCGTTGACGTTCATTGATGCTCTGTATTATTCGACCGTGTCACTTTCTACCACTGGTTATGGTGATATAACCCCTGTGACTCAGCAAGCGCGATTGCTCAACATTATTATTATTGCTCCTTTGCGAGTAATGTTCCTTATTTTGTTGGTCGGTACGACATTGTCAGTGCTGACTGAAGAGTCACGAAGAATGTGGCAGATCCAGCGTTGGAGGAGAAGAATGCGCAACCATACGGTTGTTATTGGATATGGGACTAAGGGGCGATCCGCAGTGGTTGCCTTGCTTGCCGACGGAGTCCTACCGAAAGACATTGTTGTTGTTGATACAGACAAAGAGGCGCTTGACCTTGCAAACAGTGAGGGCTTGGTGACCGTCGCTGGTTCCGCAACGAAATCGGATGTCCTAAAACTAGCCGGTGTGCCGAAGGCGAAAGCAGTGGTAGTGGCACCAAATCTTGATGATACTGCAGTGCTTGTTACCTTGAGTGTGCGTGAATTAGCGCCATCGGCGTGGATTGTGGCTAGTGTGCGAGAGTCAGAAAACCAAAGGCTTCTTGAACAATCTGGTGCTGATTCAGTAGTCATTTCTTCGGAAACCGCAGGTCGAATGCTTGGTCTTGCTACAGTAACGCCATCTGTGGTGGAAATGATGGAAGATTTGCTGTCGCCAGACGAAGGTTTTTCTGTTGCTGAACGCCTTATCGCAGAGGACGAAGTAGGTGCAAACCCTCGTCACCTCGCCGATATTGTGCTAGGAGTGGTGCGTTCCGGTGAGCTATACCGCATTGATTCTCCTGAAGCTGAAACAGTGGAACCAGGCGACCGTCTCCTCTACGTGCGGCGCGTTTTCGCTGATCAAGATTGATAATCCATACCGCAATAGAGGCTGTAGCTAATAGATGAGTATAGATTTAAGCCTTCTCGACGCCGACCAAAAGCAAGCAGCACTGGCTCCGCGAGGACCTGTTGCTATTTTGGCGGGTGCAGGTACTGGAAAAACTCGGACTATCACCTATCGTATTGCTCATTTAATTGAGCAAGGATTAGTAAGCCCACAGCGTGTGTTAGCCGTATCTTTTACCAAACGTGCTGCGGGTGAAATGCGCCAGCGCCTGACCAACATGGGTATTAGCGGAGTACAAACCAGAACTTTTCATTCTGCAGCGCATAAGCAACTCAGCCATTTTTGGCCGCAGATTGGCGGCTCATTGCAATGGCAACAAGTGGATAAAACCTATGCGCTGGTTGCTCAAGCAGCGCAACGGATTGGTGTTTCCAGTGAGAAAGAAAACATCAAAGACATCAAAACCGAGATAGATTGGGCAAAAGCTAATCTATTATCACCTAATGGATATGCGTCGTATGTGCACCAGCATAATGACAGAACGCTGAATGAATCAGTGGAAAAAGTCGCTGCTGTTTATGCCGAATACGAGAGGCTCAAAGATGCAGGTGAGCATCTTCTTTTTGACTACAATGACATTTTGCTCCACATCGCAGGGG harbors:
- a CDS encoding ATP-dependent DNA helicase; this encodes MTDKTDTTHDSIFLGQRSPIPRIRLHAPERQNVARTWDNDLYREHKGIWRLQGSAGSGVSSLILDTVAKRIEQGCDPASIIVIGTTQAAVASLRWGLAQRLSDSQFASTNTIVRSVHSLAFAMLRINMAEHTQEELRLIPGAQQDAVMRELLAGHAAAGAPGWPEQMREAVGMLGFARQLRDFLLRSAERGVGPEDLEELGARFHRPMWTSAGAFMREYEQTMELGGNRSLSASELISAALAYSATDYGFRTVIVDDAQNLDPQAARLIDRLLHYADFGIIAGNPQHSIFHFRGAHTQFLEHYPVDHELYLSDSYRQPNKEVHILDSENKQWELAADTFRRKHLLEAVRWRDMALIVRSSTMVDAARRTLLAAGVPVHTDPGDIILAEQPIVAALLRILRSLSQPLSARELEDLALGPLGGADPATMRRLLRGLRLLEIRRGGTRRAIEVLQIIISAQPEHQNEKAELYEQAHSVLTQRELDILDRISKVFIAAAQAYRSKANIEEALWAVWSTSGLAEHLLAVSLRGGTAGAQADRDLDAVMALFDAASDWVRRRPGASIHSFLVHIDEQELPTGVRDRRVLRPDAVQILTAHSVGAQEWDIVFIAGVQENTWPDMAITGSLFGQEELIDYLDSGIEPGTPVSQISARVAEEKRLFELAISRATTLVQISAVDDPEGDIPLEPSRFIYDIPGAEYYDSHDKAATTTGEQHAGADSGTSDASHTTKSTESTNYFRFFLLSSLVSELRRAVSDEENPPQLREQAARQLAKLAETGVPGADPDSWWGIQEPSESEPITVRSLSPSAVEKAMECPLRVSLDNKKLSADASNAFAMHKGTLAHAYAEAITNGMPEEKARALVNEAFVDLAELPSWRKDTAIEEWENILAKLRSWLAGRTGKTELLGVEVSADVRISDSLRLRGRIDRLDKTEDGVCIVDIKTSKTAISVKDAEDNKQLLTYQLMLSRSQLEEQDGEIHIRSIPMRGTGNNSDDANDTARVGIDVDEAMLVYPATTSKGVTVRSQTRRTRETLDELAAELIYVAQELRGPTIIARKNKQCDLCDYKSICPVQPEGKTVLS
- a CDS encoding ATP-dependent DNA helicase encodes the protein MSFANKANKNATSEIKISPQELSVALGQKFPPTEQQAAVIAAPLHSMLVVAGAGAGKTETMAARVVWLVANGFIRPDQVLGLTFTRKAAQGLSARIRQRLEQLVGAPIIKDLDPTGELEKTLETIAPVSSTYDAFVGKVMGEFGLLLPAEPGARLIGETELYQRAHTFVTEYRGTLSTSHSTATVAGTLLKLIAELDNHLIDEKELAEETDAFDKLFDELPPGPRQKSTLNQTLQKIRDLQLNRLEYVDLVRLFKQQLREDRLKTFGEQTAQAARLARQDPSVGALLSQRYPVVMLDEYQDTSYAQRVLLRSLFAHSAVTAVGDPMQSIYGWRGATAANLEHFIADYAIRDEQGEISVPVERKELTTSFRNPEQVLALANDVAASVLEKNGADKRPVSPLQPGPGAQDGMIQFGFFATGQQECDFIVDELAQAYERSHIQSDGAAKDFRAAILLRKNAQAAPFAQALAERGIPYEIADTSGLIHIPEVADLIAVATMLIRPQDSHAALRILLGPRIQLGLNDLGALAQRAATLAGRVRHEGQTQPEEQSKTPEEKLKDIIAELYESDPDFSVGLADALADLGEPEQYSVQGYQRLYRLSGELRALRTHSLHQSLSDLFNDIERVMGIRTEVLSRQDPHAAGAVGTVHLDQFAKVVADYAKIPGATLGAFLDYLRDSEKWERGLSQGQVRVNTQRVQILTIHKAKGLEWDFVIVPGVDQKAYVTNTSTWLSKVEYVPCGVKGDPDDAVEPGVPVLDLVEVENRKDLEEALKHHKNEYIIATKDEATRLFYVALTRSERRLLITASAENEAIVSGDREPYELFSSLAAHYPDYVTQWYGQNLEVDISAESDQPLCAKPPVSAVVEGAFPQQLEHSHKAALLSGAQLVRQAQQQLPELSQDREIYGTWEKEVAALIEEHRLAQQAYVDIELSQELTATDLVSLSSNPEYFARRQRRPVPYKPQSSSRLGESFHSWLEKRVGVQALLDENELVADEEQVSTEQLDQLKAAFLASDWAQRTPTYVEYPFEIAIGRVVVRGRMDAVFTQPDGTWQIIDWKTGHIPGKKEMESAKIQLAVYRLALSRLHGIPVDSVSAAFYYVAHDVLVAPKDLPTQQELEQLLLIESGGSNEHE
- a CDS encoding TrkA family potassium uptake protein — protein: MSNSRSLARRRKEHSSGIAEYAQLHTVGLPKPYVVSPVRLIAQRIAYALILLVAVALLVYTDKGGYSESLTFIDALYYSTVSLSTTGYGDITPVTQQARLLNIIIIAPLRVMFLILLVGTTLSVLTEESRRMWQIQRWRRRMRNHTVVIGYGTKGRSAVVALLADGVLPKDIVVVDTDKEALDLANSEGLVTVAGSATKSDVLKLAGVPKAKAVVVAPNLDDTAVLVTLSVRELAPSAWIVASVRESENQRLLEQSGADSVVISSETAGRMLGLATVTPSVVEMMEDLLSPDEGFSVAERLIAEDEVGANPRHLADIVLGVVRSGELYRIDSPEAETVEPGDRLLYVRRVFADQD